The genomic interval GCCCAACGTAGATGCGCATAGCGGCGCCTTACTGGTACACTTTGGTATGGTAGAATATGAGTTCTATACCGTACTGTTTGCCGTAAGTCGTGCACTCGGCGTATTGACCAGCCTAATCTGGGACCGCGCCCTGGGTATGCCGATTGAAAGACCCAAGTCGGTAACCACAGACCTGGTGAAGAAATGGATCAAGGGAGAAGATAACGTTTGGGGGGAATAGCAAACACCAGTCTGGACCAGGATTTTAAGATTTAAGGGTTACCGGGATTGATTTTTTGGATTTAAGGATTTACACAATCCTTCAAATCCATTACTCCCACAATCCTGGTAAAAAAAAAGAAGCAGGCCGGCTAGACAACCACCTGCTTGGTCAAAAATTTGACCTACACATGAGAAAACGTTTATGATCGGTAATCCTGTATTTAATTGCTATGGGATAAAAGTACTTTCTTCTTTTCTATTCTCATTTTATGTATTACCCGTCCATGAATTTTCACTCCTGAACCATTACTTCAACTACTTGAATGTTTATTAGCGGGGTCCGGTATAGGTCCATGTCTCTGTTATCGTGAATCTTCCAAATACATTGTACTTTATCGTGAACACTTTATCGTCCGGGCCGTTCTCTGTGAACTGATTGGGTCCCGAAGGATCCACGACCCCGGTCGAGGCACCTCCATCATTATCCAGTATGTCAACTACCTTATCCGTATTGGGGTCAAATACAAAACGCGGTGAGAATAACCAGGCGAAGGCGCCCGTTGTTGCGTTTTCAATGATGTAGGCATTTTCATTCAGCGGCGGGCCAACGGAAAAATCGGGGTTCAGGTAATCTACTGACATGGCATCCGCGGTACGCAGCCCCACATTCACGCTGGGGTAAATACCGGTGTACACTCCTAAAAGGTCCACACAGGAACCTGTTACCTCATACAACCCATCGTATTTGTTTTTTACAGAGAGGATGATGAACTGCTGATAACTTCTTTCACTGATCTCTCCATCCATCACTTCGGTTATGGTCAATCCCAACGCATAGGAGTCATT from Chitinophagales bacterium carries:
- a CDS encoding DUF1735 domain-containing protein: MKRKLFSVSSTILILALALIGCKKNNVFGDLTPNTDRVIAEFSDPSPERTLAMDFSTTEKEVTVADLRLFIRSKPSGNISVKFAASPTIVADYNTANGTSYVAIPQSLFQFINTELVLNETEREKPVRIKLKPSDLVNDSYALGLTITEVMDGEISERSYQQFIILSVKNKYDGLYEVTGSCVDLLGVYTGIYPSVNVGLRTADAMSVDYLNPDFSVGPPLNENAYIIENATTGAFAWLFSPRFVFDPNTDKVVDILDNDGGASTGVVDPSGPNQFTENGPDDKVFTIKYNVFGRFTITETWTYTGPR